A single region of the Candidatus Binatus sp. genome encodes:
- the glk gene encoding glucokinase, with protein MDGLILAGDVGGTKTHLGLFNHSAGTLEIVRERRYPTSQFDSLEAACADFLGAGAAVNAVCLGVPGPIIDGRAQAANVAWQLCSVSLSRALNGVPVRLINDLTATAYGMVHLKPAEFAVLHRAENPPEHGNIAVLAAGTGLGEAALVREGDKYYAVASEGGHSDFAPHGAEQIELLRFVAGEFGHASCERVLSGPGLWNIYRFLRRESRAEEPAWLSGQIAAGDPSAAVSAAALKRRDPVCVHALTMFCDIYGSEAANLALKVLALGGVFLGGGIAPKILPMLTDGAFVRGFLSKGRLNEILKRIEVRVSLNPAAGLLGAAHYAAAML; from the coding sequence ATGGATGGCCTCATCCTGGCCGGCGATGTCGGTGGAACCAAAACCCATCTCGGGCTCTTCAACCACTCCGCAGGAACACTCGAAATTGTGCGCGAGCGCCGCTACCCGACCTCGCAGTTCGACAGCCTGGAGGCGGCGTGCGCGGATTTCCTCGGCGCAGGCGCGGCGGTGAATGCCGTCTGCCTCGGCGTGCCGGGTCCAATAATCGACGGTCGCGCCCAGGCCGCCAACGTTGCATGGCAACTTTGCAGCGTCTCGCTGTCGCGCGCGCTAAACGGCGTCCCGGTTCGCTTGATTAACGATCTGACGGCGACGGCCTACGGCATGGTTCATCTGAAACCCGCCGAGTTTGCGGTTCTGCATCGCGCGGAAAATCCGCCCGAACACGGCAACATCGCGGTGCTCGCCGCGGGCACCGGTCTGGGCGAAGCGGCGCTGGTCCGGGAGGGCGACAAATATTATGCGGTCGCATCCGAAGGCGGGCACAGCGATTTCGCGCCGCACGGCGCGGAACAGATCGAGCTGCTCCGGTTCGTCGCGGGCGAATTCGGACACGCCAGTTGCGAGCGCGTCCTTTCGGGTCCGGGACTCTGGAACATCTATCGTTTTCTGAGGCGCGAGAGTCGGGCCGAAGAGCCCGCGTGGCTGAGCGGGCAAATCGCCGCGGGCGATCCTTCGGCTGCGGTAAGCGCGGCGGCGCTCAAGCGACGCGACCCGGTTTGCGTTCACGCGCTCACCATGTTTTGCGATATTTATGGTTCCGAGGCCGCCAACCTGGCGCTCAAAGTCCTGGCGCTGGGCGGTGTCTTTCTGGGCGGAGGGATCGCGCCGAAAATTTTGCCGATGCTCACCGATGGTGCGTTCGTGCGAGGGTTCTTGTCCAAAGGGCGGCTGAACGAGATCCTGAAACGGATCGAAGTCCGCGTATCGCTCAATCCAGCCGCCGGCCTGCTTGGCGCGGCCCACTATGCCGCCGCGATGTTGTGA
- a CDS encoding class 1 fructose-bisphosphatase, with amino-acid sequence MSNGITLTRHIKAKSATAVPVADLALIMKRIEFIATRITRELALAGHGGLGYTGETNVHGEKVKKLDEWGNKVFLEAFEHGSPVCSLISEEMDEPHHYSSNCRENSYCVLYDPIDGSSNTDVNGSLGTIFAVKKRAPRHGAGIDDILVPGSQQVIAGYILYGPAAQLVYSAGAGVDIFTLDRTLGEFILWKENVKMPPHGTTYAVNQGNVGKWHDGARKFVAHITSRKDKRTSYSLRYSGAFAADFHRCLLEGGIFMYPSEVAEGGKAKGKLRLMYELAPLSMLAEQAGGRGSTGKQRILELAATAIHERDPIYIGSAEEVALAESFHVEG; translated from the coding sequence ATGAGCAACGGCATCACTCTCACGCGTCATATCAAGGCCAAAAGCGCGACTGCGGTGCCGGTCGCGGACCTCGCTCTTATAATGAAACGCATCGAGTTCATCGCCACGCGCATCACGCGGGAGCTGGCGCTGGCGGGCCACGGCGGGCTGGGCTACACCGGCGAAACCAACGTGCACGGCGAAAAGGTCAAGAAGCTCGACGAGTGGGGCAACAAAGTTTTCCTCGAGGCATTCGAGCATGGATCTCCGGTATGTAGTCTCATCTCCGAGGAAATGGACGAGCCGCATCATTACTCATCCAATTGCCGCGAGAATAGCTACTGCGTACTCTACGATCCCATCGACGGCTCATCCAATACCGACGTAAACGGTTCGCTCGGCACCATCTTCGCCGTCAAGAAGCGCGCGCCCAGGCACGGGGCCGGAATCGACGACATCCTCGTCCCCGGGAGTCAGCAGGTCATCGCGGGTTACATCCTGTACGGGCCGGCCGCGCAGCTGGTGTATAGCGCCGGCGCCGGCGTCGATATCTTCACGCTCGATCGAACTCTCGGTGAGTTCATTCTCTGGAAAGAGAATGTGAAGATGCCGCCGCACGGGACTACCTATGCGGTCAATCAGGGCAACGTGGGGAAGTGGCACGACGGAGCGCGCAAGTTCGTCGCGCACATTACCAGCCGCAAAGACAAACGCACCAGCTACTCACTTCGATACTCAGGTGCATTCGCCGCCGATTTCCATCGATGCCTGCTCGAGGGCGGAATATTTATGTATCCCTCCGAGGTTGCCGAAGGCGGCAAGGCCAAGGGAAAACTGCGCCTGATGTACGAGCTTGCGCCGCTCTCGATGCTCGCGGAACAGGCCGGCGGCCGCGGTTCGACCGGCAAACAGCGAATTCTCGAGCTCGCCGCCACCGCGATCCACGAGCGGGATCCGATTTATATCGGCAGCGCCGAGGAAGTCGCGCTCGCCGAGTCGTTCCACGTCGAAGGCTAG
- the zwf gene encoding glucose-6-phosphate dehydrogenase, with product MAAPANRTVDLGHPVKDRHHYDPCIVVIFGGAGDLSHRKLIPALYNLSLDGELPDKFAILGFSMEDLDDEKYRAFALSGIEKFSRRPVDNEHWAKFAPLLHFNRGSFTEAADYQNLHKRCEALDAEFGTEANRVFYFAIPPAFIDTCSGGLTAARMIHRHEKEHPFARVVVEKPIGSDLASASEINAQLARHFDESQIFRIDHYLGKETVENLMVLRFANAILEPIWTARFVDHVQITVAEAEGVGTRASYYDHAGALRDMVQSHLLQTLCMIATEPPNTTGAESMRDAKLDVLRALRPLGDEDIEKWVVRGQYGEGLIGGAAVKAYRAEEQVAPDSQIETFVALRCWIDNWRWAGVPFYLRTGKRMPKRSSEIAIYFNSVPRILYNSNPRAPLAPNMLTIRIQPNEGLALHIMSKVPGSQTRLQQVKVDFHYVTSTPEAYETLLNDVIVGDQTLFMRRDTVNEAWRFVQPILDAWAQSPMDPPIYAAGSWGPLEAALMIAADGRTWRTL from the coding sequence ATGGCCGCGCCTGCAAACAGGACCGTCGATCTCGGTCATCCGGTCAAGGACCGCCATCACTACGATCCGTGCATCGTGGTGATCTTCGGCGGCGCCGGCGACTTGAGCCATCGCAAGTTGATTCCCGCGCTGTACAATCTCTCGCTCGACGGCGAATTGCCCGATAAGTTCGCGATCCTCGGTTTCTCGATGGAGGATCTCGACGACGAGAAGTATCGCGCGTTCGCGCTCAGCGGCATCGAAAAGTTCTCGCGCCGCCCGGTCGACAACGAACACTGGGCGAAGTTCGCCCCGCTGCTCCATTTCAATCGTGGCTCGTTCACCGAGGCCGCCGATTATCAGAACCTGCACAAGCGATGCGAGGCGCTCGACGCCGAGTTCGGCACCGAAGCCAATCGGGTCTTCTACTTTGCGATTCCGCCGGCTTTCATCGACACCTGTTCGGGGGGATTGACCGCCGCCAGAATGATTCATCGGCATGAGAAGGAGCATCCGTTCGCGCGCGTCGTGGTCGAAAAACCGATTGGCTCCGATCTCGCCAGCGCGTCGGAGATCAACGCCCAGCTCGCGCGCCATTTCGACGAAAGCCAGATTTTCAGAATCGACCATTACCTCGGCAAGGAAACCGTCGAAAACCTGATGGTGTTGCGCTTCGCCAACGCGATCCTCGAACCTATATGGACGGCGCGATTCGTTGACCATGTCCAGATAACCGTCGCCGAGGCCGAGGGCGTCGGCACGCGCGCCTCCTATTACGATCACGCCGGGGCGCTGCGCGACATGGTGCAGAGCCATCTGCTGCAAACGCTCTGCATGATTGCGACCGAGCCGCCCAACACCACCGGCGCCGAATCGATGCGCGACGCAAAGCTCGACGTACTGCGCGCGCTGCGCCCGCTCGGCGACGAGGATATCGAAAAATGGGTCGTGCGCGGCCAGTACGGCGAGGGACTGATCGGCGGCGCGGCGGTCAAGGCCTACCGCGCCGAGGAGCAGGTCGCGCCGGATTCGCAAATCGAGACGTTTGTCGCGCTGCGATGCTGGATCGATAACTGGCGATGGGCCGGCGTGCCGTTCTACCTGCGCACCGGCAAACGGATGCCCAAGCGCTCGAGCGAAATCGCGATCTACTTCAACAGCGTGCCCCGAATCCTGTATAACTCAAACCCGCGCGCTCCACTGGCGCCCAATATGCTGACCATCAGGATTCAACCCAACGAAGGCCTCGCGCTCCATATCATGTCCAAGGTGCCCGGCTCACAGACCCGCCTCCAGCAGGTCAAAGTCGATTTTCACTACGTGACTTCCACGCCGGAAGCGTACGAGACCCTGCTCAACGACGTGATCGTCGGCGATCAGACGCTCTTCATGCGGCGGGACACGGTCAATGAAGCGTGGAGGTTCGTGCAACCGATCCTGGATGCCTGGGCCCAGTCGCCCATGGATCCACCCATCTATGCTGCGGGCTCGTGGGGACCGCTCGAGGCCGCCCTGATGATCGCGGCCGACGGGCGCACCTGGCGAACGCTCTAG
- the gnd gene encoding phosphogluconate dehydrogenase (NAD(+)-dependent, decarboxylating) yields MEIGFVGLGKMGMNMVERLRRDNHQIVAFDLDQAKLKEVSTFGADGVNSLKDLVARLAPPRGVWVMVPAGDPTDSTINQLAELLEPGDAIIDGGNTNFHDDVRRAAVLAGMKLHLVDAGTSGGIWGLKLGYCLMIGGEADIFRRYEPIFKTLAPPGGYDHVGGHGAGHYVKMVHNGIEYGLMQAYAEGFEAMHKSEYRLDLPRIANLWRQGSVVRSWLLELTANALEKDPGLKQIRGYVEDSGEGRWAVQDAIDKNISMPIITMVLFARFRSRADQGEGTFGEKLLAALRDEFGGHGVVKE; encoded by the coding sequence ATGGAAATCGGATTCGTTGGTCTCGGCAAAATGGGCATGAACATGGTCGAGCGGCTGCGGCGCGACAATCACCAGATTGTCGCCTTCGATCTCGACCAGGCGAAACTCAAAGAAGTTTCAACCTTCGGCGCCGACGGCGTCAATTCGCTCAAAGATCTGGTAGCCAGGCTCGCGCCGCCGCGGGGCGTGTGGGTGATGGTGCCGGCGGGCGATCCCACCGACAGCACGATTAACCAACTGGCCGAATTACTCGAACCTGGCGACGCGATCATCGACGGCGGCAACACCAACTTTCACGATGACGTTCGCCGCGCTGCCGTACTGGCCGGCATGAAGCTGCATCTGGTGGATGCCGGCACCAGCGGCGGCATCTGGGGACTCAAGCTTGGCTACTGCCTGATGATCGGCGGCGAGGCGGACATCTTCAGGCGCTACGAACCGATTTTCAAAACGCTGGCCCCGCCGGGCGGCTACGACCACGTCGGCGGCCATGGCGCAGGCCATTACGTGAAGATGGTCCACAACGGCATCGAGTACGGGCTGATGCAGGCGTACGCGGAGGGTTTCGAGGCGATGCACAAGTCGGAGTACAGGCTCGACTTGCCAAGGATCGCAAACCTGTGGCGACAGGGCAGCGTCGTGCGATCATGGCTGCTGGAGCTTACGGCCAACGCGCTGGAAAAAGATCCGGGCCTCAAGCAAATCAGGGGCTACGTCGAGGATTCGGGCGAGGGCCGCTGGGCGGTGCAGGACGCAATCGACAAGAACATCTCGATGCCGATAATCACCATGGTGCTGTTCGCGCGCTTTCGCTCGCGCGCTGACCAGGGCGAAGGCACCTTCGGCGAGAAATTGCTCGCCGCGCTGCGCGACGAGTTCGGCGGCCACGGCGTCGTCAAGGAATAG